Proteins co-encoded in one Callospermophilus lateralis isolate mCalLat2 chromosome 2, mCalLat2.hap1, whole genome shotgun sequence genomic window:
- the LOC143385254 gene encoding olfactory receptor 1G1-like has product MYLVTLLGNLLIILVIGSDQHLHTPMYFFLANLSFIDTCFTCTIVPKVLVNIHTQQHTISHTGCLLQMYYFMALALLDDFLLAIMAYDRYVAICLPLHYTTVMCPQRCLLLVATSWLCSNLLALSLTLQMAQLSFCASRSIPHFFCDLLPLLKLACSDTRSFQITMFAEAALSGVVPLTCVLVSYAHIMHTILRIPSAGGKHKVFSTCGSHLTVVTLFYGTVFLVYFQPSSSYSADTGMVASIMYTMVTPMLNPFIYSLRNKDMKGALRRLFGLGKCCTTHQ; this is encoded by the coding sequence ATGTACCTGGTCACCCTGCTGGGCaacctgctcatcatcctggTCATTGGCTCTGACCAGCACCTCCAcacacccatgtacttcttcctggcCAACCTGTCCTTCATCGATACCTGCTTCACCTGCACCATCGTCCCCAAGGTGCTGGTGAACATCCACACGCAGCAGCACACCATCTCCCACACTGGGTGCCTCCTGCAGATGTACTACTTCATGGCACTGGCCCTGCTGGATGACTTCCTGCTGGCCAtcatggcctatgaccgctacGTGGCCATCTGCCTGCCTCTGCACTACACCACTGTCATGTGTCCCCAGCGATGCCTGCTGCTGGTGGCCACATCCTGGCTCTGCTCCAACCTCCTGGCCCTTTCCCTCACTCTCCAGATGGCTCAGCTCTCCTTCTGTGCCTCCCGCTCCATCCCACACTTCTTCTGTGACCTTCTCCCACTCCTCAAGCTTGCCTGTTCAGACACCCGATCCTTTCAGATCACGATGTTCGCTGAAGCTGCCCTCTCGGGCGTGGTCCCTCTCACGTGTGTCCTGGTCTCTTACGCCCACATCATGCACACCATCCTCAGGATCCCCTCTGCTGGGGGGAAACACAAAGTCTTCTCCACCTGTGGCTCTCACCTGACAGTGGTCACTCTCTTCTATGGAACTGTCTTCCTGGTGTACTTCCAGCCCTCATCCTCCTACTCAGCAGATACTGGAATGGTGGCTTCGATTATGTATACAATGGTCACCCCTATGCTGAATCCTTTTATCTACAGCCTGAGGAATAAGGACATGAAGGGGGCTTTGCGGAGATTGTTTGGCTTGGGAAAATGCTGTACTACTCATCAGTAG